In one window of Juglans regia cultivar Chandler chromosome 3, Walnut 2.0, whole genome shotgun sequence DNA:
- the LOC109018622 gene encoding putative glycine-rich cell wall structural protein 1, which yields MKPITGFFLAFLLITASNSLAFRLGSDGSFSAQLSHSNGKDNNKGGGGGGGNDGGMGGFFGPGGGFNIPDFGKGWGGNGAGGGYGGGYGGPSGGHSKGGVIRPTVVCKEKGPCYNKKLTCPAKCFTSYSRSGKGYGGGGGGGGCTIDCKKKCIGYC from the coding sequence ATGAAACCCATTACCGGTTTTTTCTTGGCCTTTCTGCTCATCACAGCTTCTAACTCCCTAGCTTTCCGTCTCGGATCCGATGGATCGTTCTCAGCCCAGCTCAGCCACTCCAATGGCAAAGACAACAACaaaggaggtggtggtggtggtggaaacGATGGTGGCATGGGCGGGTTCTTTGGCCCCGGAGGCGGGTTTAACATACCCGATTTCGGGAAAGGGTGGGGAGGAAATGGTGCCGGAGGCGGGTACGGAGGCGGGTATGGAGGTCCTAGTGGAGGGCACTCCAAGGGTGGTGTAATAAGGCCTACGGTGGTGTGCAAAGAAAAGGGCCCGTGTTACAACAAGAAGCTGACGTGTCCAGCCAAGTGCTTCACCTCCTATAGCCGGTCAGGGAAGGGTTATGGAGGCGGTGGCGGTGGCGGTGGCTGCACCATTGATTGCAAGAAGAAATGTATTGGCTATTGCTAG